A stretch of DNA from Candidatus Binatia bacterium:
CCAGATCTCCTCGCGCTCGTATACCGTCGCTCCGTCCACGTAGACGGTCACGCGGACCAACGGGTCAACCGCAGCGGAAAGGTCGCTGAAGGCCTTGAACTGCACGCGCCAGACTCCATCTCGATTCAGAGTCGTCTGCATGAGGGAAATGCCGTCTCGCGTCCCGCTGCCCTTTCGCGCTCTGCGATCGAGGAACTGCCACTTGTGGCCGCGCTTGGCGACGTCACCCTCCAACAGCGTACCGGTGTAGACGCTCTCACCGCCGCTCTCGATCTCGATCTCGATCTCTGCCGTCGCAGGATCAAAGTCCGCCGGCAGATCGAGGCCCAGCTTGAGATAGACGAGGTCCTCTCCGTTGCGCCGGAAGCGGATCTTGGACGGACATGGATGGTTGCAGATCCGCGGCCAGCTCGGCGTCACCGTGGGTCCAGGCGTTACGCTGGGCGTCGGCAGCGGCGTGGGTGTCGGCGTGGGTGCCGGCGTGGGGGTCGGCGCCGGTGTGGGAGTCGGCGTGGGGGTCGGCGTCGGCGTGGGCGTGGGCGTCGGCGTGGGGGTCGGAGTCGGCGTGGGAGTCGGCGTGGGAGTCGGCGTGGGAGTCGGCGTGGGAGTCGGCGTCGGCTCCGGGTCCTGGATGGCCGGTACCGCGAGATCCTCCACCTCGCCGTTCGATGCCGGTCCGCTCGCCCCGTTCAGATCTGCTCCGTCACTCGCAATCCGGAACCGGGCAAATGAAGAACCGGAGGTCGCACCGGCCGGAATCGTCCAGCTGAGAGTCGCCGAGGATGCACCCGCACTGACCTCCACCAGGTCCGAGCTCTCGTCGGCTCCGTCGAAACTTCCGTCAGCATTCCAGTCGATCCAGCCACGAACGAATGCATTCGCCCCGGTGCCATTGTTGACCGGGATGTCCACGTCGTAAGCGGAATCCCCCAGCACGTAGTTGTCGAAAGCCGCGCTCGTGATGTCTTCGTCATTCAGTTCGCGATCGTTGTCGCCAGTAGCATCGGCTGACACGGCGGCGTTATCGGCCGAGTCCGGGGCTGTCGCGCCCAGGTAAAGAGCATCCGCGAGCACGATGTGCCGCGCACCGTCATCGTTCAACAAGGTGGCATAGGAAGCGGGCGCATCACCAAAGTCGATATCCGCCGTTTCAGCCAGCGAACAGCGCGCGCCGTCATTCTTGGTCGAGCTCGGACCGTGAGCAAAAAACGTCACGGAGGGAACGGCGCCGCCGGTAGGGGGGGTGCTGAGGTCGACGCGGAAGATATCCCCGGTGGCGTTGTGACTGATGTAGAGGAAACCCTCGTCGTCCATGAACTGGGCACCAAAGCCGGAAGACGTATCGGCCGAGATCTCTTCGGAGAGGTCTCCCAGCAAGGCGGTGTCTCCGCTATCGGGATCCACGCTGACGAGCTTCTGCTTGTTGCTGACGCTGTAAGCGATGCCGTCGATTGGGCTGAAGGCCATGTCCACGCCGGTCCCGGGTCCCCTGACCGGTACAGGGCTCGTGTCCGGCAGATTGGTCGCCCAGTTCACCGCGTGGAGATAGGTCGTTCGTTGCGGGTTGAGGTCGATCTTGCGCCAGTTGGAGCCCCCCGCGGTGCCGGCATAGAGGTAGCCGTCAAGATCCACGTCGCCCGAGTTTGCTTCGAAGACCTCGCTCGTTCCGACGAAATTCACGATAGGCAGGCTCAACTCGTTCCAATCCCCGTCGACAAAGCCGATCCGGTTTGGGCTCGACCCACCGGTCCGAATGCTGCCCCAGATGAGACCACTGAGCACGTCGTAACCAACGCCATTGAGCTGCCCGGTCCAGGTATCGACTTCGAGGGCATTGTCTCCCGTGACCAGGTCCACGACCCAGAGCTCGGAGGGGTTCTTCTGGAAGAGGTAGCCTATCGAGCCGCAGGGAATGTCGGCGCCGCGGGTCATGTCTCCAAAGTCGAGACCCGTGACATTCGACCCGGAGAGCGTGAGATCGATGCGATTGGCCGTGGTCGACATGTACCCGTCCGGGTCGCGAATCGTACCGCGCGTAACCTCCTGCGTTGCGGGGTCGACCGCATCCATACTGGGAGTACAGACCGTCAGCGCGCCAGGTGTCTCCCCGGCCGCTTCGTAGATCTGCACAGTACCGGAAGACGCAACAGAAAAAGAATACGTGCCATCGCCAGCCGTCGCGACGCTCTCGCACCAATCGTCTTCGGGGTCGTAGACCACGACGGTCACGCCAGCGAGTCCCGTATCGCCGCTTGTGAAGCTCTGGCTCGCGTCAGCGTCGTTGTAGACCCGGCCAGAGATGGTGACTGCGGCCTCCGCCGCAATCGGCAGGAGCAACAGTGTCAGCAGGAGGAACCTGCGAAAAGCGACGGTACAGCGAGTGGTGGGCAAGTGCATGGTGGAACTCCCGGGTTGGAGCTAATAGGACGCGGCCAGGAAATCCTCGATCCGCGCCAAGTTAGTTGGGGTTTTAGCCTAAGGGGGCCTCCCTCAACAGACTCGGTTCTGATTAGAACCTACGCCCGGACGACAAAAACCTACGATTTTACGCCAAGCTTTGACTGCCCTGCA
This window harbors:
- a CDS encoding GEVED domain-containing protein translates to MHLPTTRCTVAFRRFLLLTLLLLPIAAEAAVTISGRVYNDADASQSFTSGDTGLAGVTVVVYDPEDDWCESVATAGDGTYSFSVASSGTVQIYEAAGETPGALTVCTPSMDAVDPATQEVTRGTIRDPDGYMSTTANRIDLTLSGSNVTGLDFGDMTRGADIPCGSIGYLFQKNPSELWVVDLVTGDNALEVDTWTGQLNGVGYDVLSGLIWGSIRTGGSSPNRIGFVDGDWNELSLPIVNFVGTSEVFEANSGDVDLDGYLYAGTAGGSNWRKIDLNPQRTTYLHAVNWATNLPDTSPVPVRGPGTGVDMAFSPIDGIAYSVSNKQKLVSVDPDSGDTALLGDLSEEISADTSSGFGAQFMDDEGFLYISHNATGDIFRVDLSTPPTGGAVPSVTFFAHGPSSTKNDGARCSLAETADIDFGDAPASYATLLNDDGARHIVLADALYLGATAPDSADNAAVSADATGDNDRELNDEDITSAAFDNYVLGDSAYDVDIPVNNGTGANAFVRGWIDWNADGSFDGADESSDLVEVSAGASSATLSWTIPAGATSGSSFARFRIASDGADLNGASGPASNGEVEDLAVPAIQDPEPTPTPTPTPTPTPTPTPTPTPTPTPTPTPTPTPTPTPTPTPAPTPTPAPTPTPTPLPTPSVTPGPTVTPSWPRICNHPCPSKIRFRRNGEDLVYLKLGLDLPADFDPATAEIEIEIESGGESVYTGTLLEGDVAKRGHKWQFLDRRARKGSGTRDGISLMQTTLNRDGVWRVQFKAFSDLSAAVDPLVRVTVYVDGATVYEREEIWRERSNGFLHDLGH